Part of the Azospirillum formosense genome is shown below.
GTTACACCGGAGAAAGGGGTCACCCCTTGGTGATCATCGGACCCAGGCGGCGGCCGGCGAAGACGTGGATGTGCAGATGCGGGACCTCCTGGTTCGCGTCCTCGCCGCAGTTGGAGAGGATGCGGTAGCCGGGCTCGGCGGCGCCGGCGCCGCGCGCCACCTCGCCGACCGCGCGGAACAGGCCGGCGATCTCCGCCTCCGTCGCGCGCGCGCTGAAGTCGTCCATGTCGACGTAGGCGCCCTTCGGGATCACCAGGATGTGTGTCGGGGCCTGCGGGTTGATGTCGTGAAAGGCCAGCGCGTGCTCGGTCTCCAGGACCTTCTTGCACGGGATTTCGCCGCGCAGGATGCGGGCGAAGACGTTGTTCGGATCGTAGGTCTTGGCCATCGCGTCGTTTCCCCTTCCGCCTTGCTCTCGTTAAGCTTTGCGCGCGTTCTTTTCGGCGATGCCGCTGGTGCCCTCGCGCTGGGCCAGCTTCTCCCACACCGCGGCAGGCTCCAGACCGGCGTCGGCCCACAGCACCATCAGGTGGTAGAGCAGGTCCGCCGATTCCGAGGCCATGGCCGCCTTGTCGCCACGCACCGCCTCGATGACCGTCTCCACCGCCTCCTCGCCGACCTTCTGGGCGATCTTGGCGGTGCCGCGATGGAACAGCTTGGCGGTGTAGGAGGTTTCCGGATCGGCGCCCTTGCGCGCCTGGACGGTGGCGTAGAGCCGGTCCAGAACCGCGGCCGTGGCGGCCGCCTTGTCGTCAGGCATGAGCGGCCTCCACCATACGGGCCGGGCGCACCGGGATGCCGGCGTCGGCGAGCGCCGCCTTGGCCTGCCCAATGGTGTAGGTGCCGAAATGGAAGATGGAGGCCGCCAGCACCGCCGTGGCGTGGCCCTCGCGGATGCCCTCGACCAGATGGTCCAACGTGCCGACGCCGCCCGAGGCGATCACCGGGATGCGCAGCCCGTCGGCCACCTTGCGGGTCAGGGCGAGGTCGAAGCCGCTCTTGGTGCCGTCGCGGTCCATCGAGGTCAGCAGGATCTCGCCGGCGCCGTAGGACTCCATGCGCTTCGCCCACTCGATGGCGTCGATGCCCGTGGCCTTGCGCCCGCCGTGGGTGAAGATCTCCCAGCGGCCCGGCTCGACCTGCTTGGCGTCGATGGCGACGACGATGCACTGGGCACCGAACTTCTCCGCCGCCTCCTGCACGAATTCCGGACGGTGGATGGCCGCGGTGTTGATCGACACCTTGTCGGCGCCGGCCAGCAGCAGCTTGCGGATGTCCTCGACCGTGCGCACGCCGCCGCCGACGGTCAACGGCATGAACACCTGCTCGGCGGTGCGGCGCACCACGTCGTAGATGGTGTCGCGGTTCTCGTGGCTGGCCGTGATGTCGAGGAAGGTCAGCTCGTCCGCCCCCTCCCGGTCGTAGACGCGGGCCTGCTCCACAGGGTCGCCGGCGTCGATCAGATCGACGAAGTTGACCCCCTTGACGACCCGCCCGTCCTTGACGTCCAGGCAGGGGATGACGCGCATCTTGAGCATCAGCCGGCCTTTCCGGTGACGGGGGTGGCGGACAGGAGATCCAGTGCGGTCTTCGGATCGATGCGCCCGTCGTAGAGCGCGCGGCCGCAGATGACGCCCTGGATGCCGGTGCCCTCCTCCTTCTTCAGCGCGATCAGGTCGTCGATGGAGGAGACGCCGCCCGACGCGATCACCGGGGTGGTCAGGTGGAAGGCGAGGTCGGAGGTCGCCTCGACGTTCACGCCGCCCATGGCGCCGTCGCGGTTGATGTCGGTGTAGATGATGGCGGCCACACCGCTGTCCTCGAACTTCAGAGCCAGATCCAGCGCCTTGATGGTTGAGGTCTCGGCCCAGCCGGCGACGGCCACGTAACCCTCGCGCGCGTCGATGCCCACCGCCACCTTGCCGGGGAATTCGCGGCAGGCCTCGCGGACCAGCTCCGGCTCGCGCAGGGCGACGGTGCCGAGGATGACGCGGCTGACGCCCTTCTCCAGCCACAGGGCGATGGTCTTCAGGTCGCGGATGCCGCCGCCCAGCTGCACCGGGATGGTCACGGCGCCCAGGATGCTCTCGACCGCCTTGCCGTTGACCGGCTTGCCCTCGAAGGCGCCGTTCAGATCGACCAGATGCAGCCATTCGAAGCCCTGGCTTTCGAACAGGCGGGCCTGGTCGGCGGGTTCGGTGTTGAAGACGGTCGCCTGGCTCATCTCGCCGCGCAGCAGCCGAACGCAGGCACCGTCTTTGAGGTCGATGGCGGGATAGATGATCATCGCGGTGTCTCGTCCTATGGCGTGTCGTGAAGCGTGTCGGGGGTGAGGTCTTTCACATAAAAATGGCCGGCCAGCCTTTTGCCGTCCACCAGCGCATAGAAGGGATGCGTGCCCCAGCGTTTGAAGCCGAGGTCCTCGTACAGCGCGATGGCCGCGCTCTGGGTCTCGCGCACGTCGAGGTTCAGCACGCGGAAACCGGACGCCCGCGCCTCCTCCTCCACCGCCACGGTCAGGCGGCGGGCCAGCCCGTGGCCGCGCGCCCAGGGGGCGACGAAGCTGGTGGTCAGGGTGGCGGCGTGGGCCTGCGCCTCGTTGTTGCGGGCTGGCTTGACGAGCTGGGCGGAGCCGGCGATGACGCCGTCCAGACGGCCGACGAAGAGGATGCGTTCCGGCACCACCAGAACGCCCTTCCAATAGCGCTCCATGATCTCGCGGGCGGGCGGGGCCACCCAGCCGAAGCCGCCGCCCGCCTTGATGGCGTCGTCGGCGGCGTCGCACAGGTCGTGCAGGTCGCCGGTCTTCAGCGTGTCGATGCGTTCGACCGTGACGTCGGTCATGGTCAGACCCGCCAGGTCAGGAAGTTGGCGACCAGGGCGAGGCCGGTCTCCTGGCTCTTTTCCGGATGGAACTGGGTGCCGACCAGATTGTCGCGCCCGACCACCGCGGCGAAGGGCCCGCCGTAATCGGCGCTGGCGATCACGTCTTCGGGCCGCTCCACGGCGAAGCGGTAGGAGTGGACGAAATAGGCGTGCGCGCGCTCCGGCAGGCCGGCCAGAACCGGGTGCTCCCGGCGCACGTCCAGCTCGTTCCAGCCCATGTGCGGAATCTTCAGGCTGGGGTCGGCGGGCTCCAGCTTCGCCACCTCGCCCTTGATCCAGCCCAGCCCCTCGGTGACGCCGTATTCGCGCCCGCGCTCCGCCATCAGCTGCATGCCGACGCAGATGCCCAGGAAGGGACGGCCCTTGCCGTGCACCACCTCCTCCAGCGCGTCGAGCATGCCGGGGACCTCCGACAGGCCGCGCTTGCAGTCGGCGAAGGCGCCGACGCCCGGCAGGACGACGCGGTCGGCCTTGCGCACGGCGTCGGCGTCGGAGGTCACCAGGACCTGGAAGGAGGCGTGGGACTCCGCCGCCGCGCGCTCCAGAGCCTTGGCGGCGGAGCGCAGGTTGCCGGAGCCGTAATCGATCAGCGCAACGGTTTCCATGAAACGAGGACCTTGTGACAGAGCGCCGGCCTTGTCGGAGCCGCCGGTTTTTTTAGAGGGAGCCGCCCAGCGTCCCCTTGGTGGAGGGCACGGCGTCGCGCTTGCGCGGGTCGATTTCGATCCCGGCCCGCAGCGCGCGGGCAAGCGCCTTGTAGCAGCTTTCCACGATGTGGTGGTTGTTCTCGCCATAGAGGCATTCGACGTGCAGCGTCACGCCCGCGGCCATGGCGAAGGCCTGGAACCACTCGCGGAACAGCTCGGTGTCCATGTCGCCGATCTTGTCGCGGCTGAAGGACACCTTCCAGATCAGGTAGGGCCGGTTGGAGAAGTCGAGCGCGACGCGGGTCAGCGTCTCGTCCATCGGGACGTAGGCGTGGCCGTAGCGTTGGATGCCCTTGCGGTCGCCCAGCGCCTTCGCCACGGCCTGACCGATGGCGATGCCGCTGTCCTCGGTCGTGTGGTGGGCGTCGATGTGCAGATCGCCCTCCGCCGCCACCGACAGGTCCATCAGGCTGTGGCGCGACAGCTGCTCCAGCATGTGGTCGAGGAAGCCGACGCCGGTCTTCACGTCATAGACGCCGGTGCCGTCCAGATTCACGGCGACCCGGATCCGGGTTTCGGTGGTGTTCCGCTCGATCGAGGCGCGGCGGACGCCATTGGCAAGGCTCTGGTCCATGAGTCCGGGTTTTATCAGGAAGCGCGCGGGCGCGCCAGAGGCGCAGCCTCCGAAAACGCCTATGACCGTCGGTCGCGATGCCGCATAATGCGTGTGTGTTCATCGTCGTGTGCACGCGCAACGCGCATAATGGGATATGCCACCGGACATGCCGACGCCCGGACGTCTTTTCCCGACCCTCGCCGCCCTGCTGGCGCTGGCCGCCTGCATGGGCGGGGAGCTGCCGCAGACCCGCAAATCGCCGCCCGTCGCCCGCGGGTCGACGGAGCCGGTGCGCTTCGACGGCCTGTCGCTCGGCTCGATGCGGCGAGGCATGGTGACGGGGCGTTACGTCTGGGCGCTGGAATGCTGGCCGCCCTATGAGGACGTCTATTGGACCAGCGGGCGCAGCCTGCACGAGAACTCCACCTTCCAGGAGCGCTTCGCCGAGGTTCTGGCCGACGCCGGCTACGACGTGGCGGGTGTGCAGGGCAGCGACTACGAGGCGGAGTTCGACCGCAAGCGCGCCCGCTTCATCCTGCGCGGCGACCTGCGGGCGGTGAACAGCGACCTGTGCCGCCGCCGGAGCTGGCTGACCGGCCGCAGCGAGGGGGTATCGGGCGTCGGCAGCCTGCGGGTCGACTGGGCGGTCTACGACGCCGTGACGGGCCGGCTCGTCCACCGCGTCACCACCACGGGGGTGGCCCGCAAGGACAGCGGCGTGCCGCAGGGCGACGTTCTGCTGATCGAGGAGGCCTTCGGCACGGCGGTGGAGGCGCTGGGCGCCGACCCCGGCTTCCGCGCCGCGGTGTCGCGGGGCGGGGCGGTAGTGTCAAGTGGCCCCGCCATAGTGTCAAGTGGCCGGGGAGGAGCGTCAACCGTTCCCCCGAGAGCGTCAAGTGGGGCCCCGCTAGTGTCAAGTGGGGCGGCAGGAGTGTCAAGTGCCGCCCCGGATGTGTCAACCGGGCCGGCTGTGGCGTCAACCGCGGCGGTCGAAACCGCAACGGTCGAAACCGCAACGGTCGATCCCGGCGGCGCCTCCGGCGGGCCGGCGCCTGTCCTGGAGGACACCCGCCCCCCGACCCTGATTCTGCGCATCACCGACCCGCTCCGGGGCTACGCCGACGATCCCGCCGCCCGCGTGTCCGCCGCCACGGTCCGTGTCGGACCCGAAGAGCGCAAGGGCCGGGGGATCGTGCTGGGGGAGCTGGACGGCCAGTCCCTCGTGCTGACGCTGGACGCCGGGATGGACGCGACCGTCACGGTCGCGCCGTCCCGCGCGGTGTCGCTGGACGGCATGGTGATGGCGCGGGACCGCCCCGGCGGGATCGCCCTGGTCCGCGTGCCGGCCCGGCTGCGCGCGGCGCCGCTGCGTCTGGACGCCCCGGCGGTCAGCGAGCCGGTGACGGCGGTCCTGGAGCGGGGCGACGACACGGCATCCGGCCTCCTGGCGGCCCGGCGCGCCGATCCGCAGGCGCCGCCGGGGGTGGAGGCGACTCTGCTCCAGGCCGATCTGACCGGGCCGGAGCCGGCGCCGGGCGACCCGCTGGTGGACGATGCGGGCAACCTGCTGGGCGTCGCCCGTCCGGGTCCGCCGCCCGGTGGCGCGCACGGCCTGTCCGCCTTCGTTCCGGTGACGGAGGCGCTGGCCCGCCTGGGGGTGGAGGTGACGCAGGCCGCTCCCCGGTCAATTCCGTCCCGCGGGACAGCGCCCCGTGACGCCAGACTTGACGGGACCCGCCGTCCCCCCACATAGACCCGTGTTCCGATGTGCCTATGTCGGCCGGCGTCGCGCCGGGTCGTTCGGGCACGGGCGCCTCTTCCTTAGACCACGGTCCCGATGACTTCCCACGATCCCATCCAGTGGCACGGCACCACCATCCTCTCGGTCCGCAAGAACGGGCAGGTGGTCATTGCCGGCGACGGCCAGGTGTCCGTCGGCCAGACGGTCATGAAATCGAACGCCCGCAAGGTGCGCTGGCTCGCCGGCGGCACGGTGATGGGCGGCTTTGCCGGCGCCACCGCCGACGCGCTGACCCTGTTCGAGCGGCTGGAGACCAAGCTGGAGAAGCACCCCGGCCAGCTCCTGCGCGCCTGCGTGGAGATGGCCAAGGACTGGCGCACCGACCGCTACCTGCGCCGGCTGGAGGCCATGATGGCCGTGGCCGACCGCAACGTCAGCCTGATCCTGACCGGCAACGGCGACGTGCTGGAGCCGGAGGACGGGCTGATCGGCATCGGCTCCGGCGGCGCCTACGCCCTGTCGGCGGCGCGCGCGCTGGTCGACGTCGATGGTCTGGACGCGGAGGCCGTGGCCCGCAAGGCGATGAAGATCGCCGCCGGCATCTGCGTCTACACCAACGAGAACGTCACGCTTGAAAAGCTCTAACCCTCAGACCGGGTCCCACGCCATGTCCGCCCCCAGCATCGCCGCCGCCACCGCCGCTTTCAGCCCGCGCGAGATCGTCTCCGAACTCGACCGCTACATCGTCGGCCAGCACGAGGCCAAGCGCGCGGTCGCCATCGCGCTGCGCAACCGCTGGCGCCGCCAGCAGCTCCCCGAGGGGCTGCGCGAGGAGGTTCTGCCCAAGAACATCCTGATGATCGGCCCGACCGGCGTCGGCAAGACGGAGATCGCCCGCCGTCTGGCGAAGCTGGCCCAGGCGCCCTTCCTGAAGGTCGAGGCGACCAAGTTCACCGAGGTCGGCTATGTCGGCCGCGATGTCGAGCAGATCGTCCGCGATCTGGTCGAGGCCGCCATCGGCCTGACCAAGGAGCGGCTGCGCAAGGAGGTCGCCGCCAAGGCCGAGCTGCGCGCCGAGGAGCGCGTGGTCGACGCCCTGTGCGGCGAGAACGCCAGCCCGGAGACGCGGCAGAAGTTCCGCAAGATGCTGCGCGAAGGCACGCTGAACGACCGCGAGATCGAGATCCAGGTGGCCGACACCGCCGGCGGCCTGCCGACCTTCGACATCCCCGGCATGCCGGGCGCCCAGATGGGCATGCTGAACCTGAACGACATCTTCGGCAAGGCGATGGGCGGGCGCACCAAGTCCCGGCGCATGACCGTCGCCGAGAGCTACACCGTTCTGATGGCGGAAGAGTCGGACAAGCTGCTGGACCAGGAAAAGGTCGTTTCGGAAGCGATCCAGGCGGTCGAGCAGAACGGCATCGTCTTCCTCGACGAGATCGACAAGATCTCCGCGCGCTCCGACTACAAGGGCGGCGCCGACGTCAGCCGCGAGGGCGTGCAGCGCGACCTGCTGCCGCTGATCGAGGGCACGACCGTCAGCACCAAGCATGGCGCGGTCAAGACCGACCACATCCTGTTCATCGCGTCGGGCGCCTTCCACCTGTCCAAGCCGTCGGACCTGCTGCCGGAGCTGCAGGGCCGCCTGCCGATCCGCGTCGAGCTGAAGGCGCTGGAGCGGGAGGATTTCCGCCGCATCCTGACCGAGCCGGAAGCCAGCCTGATCAAGCAGTACAAGGCGCTGCTGAAGACCGAGGAGGTCGATCTCGTCTTCACCGACGACGCCATCGACGAGCTGGCCCGCCTCGCCACCGAGATCAACGCGACGGTGGAGAACATCGGGGCGCGGCGCCTGCACACCGTGCTGGAGCGGCTGCTGGAGGACATCAGCTTCACCGCCAGCGACAAGGCCGGCCAGACCGTCACCATCGACGCGGAGACCGTCCGTGCCCAGGTGGGCGGCCTCGCCAAGAACGCCGACCTGTCCAAGTTCATTCTGTAAACCGCCATACGGCGTCGCGGGGTGGTCCGCCCCGCGGCGCCTTTCCTCAGCCGCCTTGATCGGCGGCCCGGCCTGCCTTAGGATGGCCGGCATCCCACCACGGCAGGATGCGCAGACCAATGGATTTCAACCCGACCGCAACGTCCGTTCGTTTCGTCTTCGGGGAAATCCGCGTCCATGCCTGCTTCCACCACGCCGCCCGCCATCGCGCTGGCGAACCTCTCCTGGTCCACGCCTGACGGGCGTACCGTCCTATCCGACATCAGCCTGGGGTTCGGTCTTGAACGGACCGGGCTCGTCGGACGCAACGGCACCGGGAAATCGACCCTTCTCAAGCTGATGACGGGCGCGCTGCGCCCGCAATCCGGGACGGTGTCCGTCCGCGGCAGCCTGGGAATCCTGAATCAAGGCCTGTCGGTGAAGCCGGACGACACGGTCGCCGGGCTGTTCGGCGCGACGGCCATGCTGGAGCTGCTGCGCCGCGCCGAGCGGGGTGACGCCGACGCCGACGCGCTGGCCGAGGTGGATTGGACGCTGGAAGGGCGCATCCGCTCCGCGCTCGGCCGGGTGGGCCTGGAGGCGGAGCCCGAGACGCCGCTGACGCGCCTGTCCGGCGGGCAGCGCACGCGCGCCGCCCTGGCCGCGGCGATCTTTCCGGAGCCCGACGTCCTGCTGCTGGACGAGCCGACCAACGATCTCGACCGCGAGGGGCGGGAGGCGGTCGTCGGGCTGCTGGCCTCCTGGCGGTCCGCGGCGGTGGTGGTCAGCCACGACCGCGACCTGCTCGACCGCATGGACGCCATCGTCGAACTGACCTCCCTCGGCGCCACCCGCTATGGCGGGAACTGGAGCCATTACCGCGCCGTCCGGGCGCTGGCCCTCGACGCTGCCCGCCACGATCTGGCGGACGCCGAGAAACGCGTGGCAGAGGCGGCCCGGACGGCGCAGGCCACCGCCGAACGGAAGGCGCGCAAGGACCGGGCGGGGCAGCGGAAGGCGGCGAAGGGCGATTTGCCGCGCATCCTGCTCGGCGGCCGGAAGGAGCGCAGCGAGGCCACCGGCGGCGACAACGCCCGCCGCGCCGCCCAGCAGAAGGCCGACGCGCTCGACGCCGTGGCCGGTGCCCGTGCGCGCATCGAGGTCCTTCAACCGCTGTCGGTCGTTCTGCCGCCCACCGGCCTCCCGCCCGGCCGGGCCGTGCTGACGCTCGACGGCGTCACCGGCGGCCATGACCCGGGAAGCCCGGTCGTCCGCGACCTGTCCTTCACCATCACCGGGCCGGAGCGCGTCGCCGTCACCGGACCCAACGGGTCGGGCAAGACGACCCTGCTCGGGCTCGTCGCCGGCCATCGCGCCCCCTGGTCCGGGACGGTGCGCGTCGTTGCCGGCGCGGTCATGCTCGACCAGCGGGTGAGCCTTCTCGATCCGTCGGAAACGATCCTGGACAATTTCCGGCGCCTCAACCCGCAGGAAGGGGAGAACGCCTGCCGGGCGTCGCTGGCCCGCTTCATGTTCCGCGCCGACGCGGCGCTGCAGCGCGTGTCGACCCTCAGCGGCGGCCAGACGTTGCGCGCCGGCCTCGCCTGCGTCCTCGGCGGTGCCGTCCCGCCGCCCCTGCTGATCCTGGACGAGCCGACCAACCATCTGGACATCGACTCCATCGAGGCCGTGGAAGCCGGGCTGCGCGCCTATGACGGGGCGCTGCTGGTGGTCAGCCACGACGAGGCCTTCCTCGACGCCATCGGCATCACGCGCCGGCTGGACCTCACCAGTCGGTCAGGAAGCGGTCCTTCGGCAGGTGGATGACGACCGACGTGCCGGTGCCCTCGCGTGAGCGGATCTCCAGCCGGCCGCCATGGCGTTCCACCAGCGACTTGGCGATGGACAGGCCGAGCCCGATGCCGTCGAACCGGCGGGCCAGCGAGGAATCCCCCTGGAAGAAGGGCTGGAAGACCGTTTCCAGACGGTCGTCCGGGATGCCGACGCCGCTGTCGAACACCTCGGCCACCAGGGCGCCCGCGGAGTCCACGCGGGCCGACACGCCGATGCGCCCGCCTTCCGGCGTGAACTTGATGGCGTTGGACAGGAGATGCAGCAGCACCTGCTTCAGCGCCCGCGGGTCGGCCATCAGGGGCGGCAGCTCGCTGGCGATGTCGGCCTCGACCTGCAGCTTGCCGCGCTCCGCCCGCTTGGCGACCAGACGGACGCAGGACACCACCACGTCGCGGAAATCGCAGAGCGCCTCCTCCAGCCCGACCTGACCGGCCTCGATGGTGGCCATCTCCAGCAGGTCGTTGATGTTGGCCAGCAACAGCTCGCCCGACCGTTTGATCTCCGCCGCGAAGTTGACGTACATGGGGTTTTCCAGCGATCCCAGCATCTGCTGGTGGATCACGTCGGCGAAGCCCAGGATGCCGTTCAGCGGCGTGCGCAGCTCGTGGCTCATGTTGGCGAGGAAGGCGGTCTTGGCGCGGTTGGCCAGCTCCGCCGCCTCCTTGGCCTCGATCAGCGCCTGCTCGGCGGCCTTGAAGGCGCTGAGGTCGCGCAGCATCGCGACGAATACGTGGAAGCCCGGCAGGTCGATCTCCGACAGGGACAGCCAGGCGACCATGGTGGTGCCGTCCCGCCGGAGGACGGTCACCTCCCGCCCGACGCCGATGACCTGTCGCACCCCCGTGTCCCTGTAGCGGCGCATGTGGGTGCCGTGCTGCGCGGCCTCCTCCGGCGGCATCAGGACGGAAATGTGCCGGCCGGTCAGCTCGTCCGGGCTGTAGCCGAGGAGCAGCTCCGCCGCCTGGTTGGCGGCCTGGATGACGCCGCGGGCGTCCACGGTCAGGATGGTCTCGACCGCCTGTTCCACGATGGCGCGGTTGCGCGCCTCGCTGCGCTGGAGTTCCTCGTCGGCGGCGCGGGCGGTCGTCACGTCCTCGATCACCGCGGCCAGCGCCCGCACCCGCCCGTCGGGGCCGTGCAGGCAGGACGGGCGCATGGCCGCGCGCATCACCCCGCCGTCGGCGCGCAGGAACCGCTTCTCGAAAGGGGCCGGTGCCGCTTCGCCCCGCATCACCCGGCCGAAGCGCAGGCTTTCCCAGGCCCAGTCCTCCGGGTGGGTGACGTCGGCCAGATGCCGTCCGGCCATGTCCCGCGGGCTGTATCCCAGGCTGCGGGCAAAGGCGGGATTGGCGGCCATGATGCGCCCGTCCGGCGCGGCCACGACCATGCCGACCGACGCGCTGTCGAAGACGGTGCGGAACAGGGCGTCCGTCACGCCATCCAGGGGCATCACGGACCCGACCTCGGCGGTCATACGATAATCCCGTCTGGTCAAGCCTGGCTTCGGGGCAACCCGGACCGGATGGTAAGGGATTCGGCGCGGCGAAAGCGAACGCGAAACGTCCGGTTGCCTCGGCCGAAGGTGCGACCGATTAACCCACAAGGCAAATCAGGACGTTGCGCCGTTCCCGCGGGCCGTTCCAAAGCGAACGGGCATTCGCTTTGGTTTCACATCGCCCCTCGGCCGTCGCGGTCCGAAGCGGATTGCACCCCGCTTCAGCGCCGCCGGGGAGCCGCCCGTCGCCGCACCGCCGCACCGCCGCGGGCCGGTGCCTCGTCCAGCAGCAGCAGCAGCCGGTCCAGCGTGCCGTCGTCCAGGTCGTGGATGCGCTCGGCCAGCCGGTTCGCCAGCTCGGTCGCCTTCGGGTTGAGTCCGGCGGTGTCCACCGTCACGCGCGGGTGCGACAGGTCGGCCAGCCGTTCCAGCTCCTCCGCCTCGTCCCAGATGATGCCGAAATAGGCGCAGATCTGCCGGACGAGCTGGGCGGAGGGCTGGCCGCGCTTGCCGTGCTCCAGCGCCGACAGATAGGCCGAGGAGATGTGCAGGTCGGCGGCCATCTGCTTGAGCGTCACGCTCTTGCCCTCGCGCAGCGCGCGGACCCGTTCGCCGAAGGGTGTCATCGCGGCCCCGTCCTACCGGTGCCCGCCCGGGTGATGATCGCGCCGCCGCTTCACGAGGACGTACAGCGCCCCCTCGCCGCCGTGCCGGGGCTGCGCCGGGCGCACCGCCAGCACCATCGGGCGCAGGGCGGCGTCGGCCAGCCAGCGCGGCACCGACTGGCGCAGCACGCCGGCCCCGCCGGTGTAGGTGCCCTTGCCGGTGATGACCAGCACGCAGCGCCGCCCCTCGTGCCAAGCGCGGTGGACGAAGCCGGACAGGGCGCCGTGGGCCTGGGCCTGGCTCATTCCGTGCAGATCGATGCGGCCGTCGATCTCCATCTCGCCGCGCGCGAAGCGGTCGGCGGTGCGTCGGTCGATGTTGTCGAGGTTGCCGACCTTCAGCGGCGGTTGCGACGGGCGTCCGCCCTTCGGCACGCCGCCGCGCGGCGGCAGGGTGGGGGGCGGGGAGGCGGTGGTGGCGACCGGTTCCGGCTCGCCCGTGGGGGCGGGAGGATCGGGGTCCTCGATGGTCCGGCCCGGCATCGGCTCCGCGTCGCGCATGGCGATCCGCCACAGCCGCCGCTCCTCGGTGGAGACCGAGCGGCGGCGGTTCATGACGGGGACCTCGGCGCGGCCCGTCCGGGCGCGCGGGTCGAAGGGCGGAGACGATCAGACACGGTTGAACACGGGTTCCGGCACGGACAACGCTCCGATAAACCCTTGAACACTCAGCCGTGTCAATCCTCCACCAGAAGAATGTGAAGGCGCCGCGGCCCGTGGGCGCCCAGCTCGATCCGCATCTCGATGTCGCCGGTGCGCGACGGCCCGGTGATGAAGTTGACGGTGCGGGGCAGGGCGCCTTTTCCGCCATCCTCGCCCCCGGCGGCGCGCAGCCGGTCCCAGGCGTCCTCCATGGTGCCGACGATCTGGCCGCGCCGCAGCACGACGATGTGGGTGTCGGGCAGGAAGTTCAGCGTGGTCGGCCGTTCCGCTCCCGAAAGGAGCATCAGCGTCCCGGTCTCCGCCACCCCGGCGAAGGCGCCGGTCAGCGACGCGCCGTCGCTGTCGCGGGCGCGGCCCCTGGTCACGGTCAGGGTCCGGCGCTGGTCCCAGGGGATGGAATCCAGGGCGGCGTCCGGAGCGACGCGCAGCTCGGCGGGCAGGTTCAGCCCGGCCAGATAGTCGGCCACCGCCCCCGGCACCTCGGCCATTCCGCCCAGAAGTTCGACGGTCGCCGAGACCTCCGTCGCCATGGCGGCGAACAGCTCGACCTGCTCGTCGTGGGGGCGCTGGGCGCGGGCCGGGATCAGGTTGCGCGGGTGGGTGGCGAGCCTCCGGCGCGCCTCCTCGGACCCCTCGGCGGAGTTCAGCGCCTTACGGATGCCGCCCAGGATCTGGGCGCGGGCGGAACCGGTGTCGGCCATAGTCAGCGCGTTCCCTTCTTTTCGGCAGCCTTCTTCTCGGCCCACATCTGCTGGAAGGTCCTGCCCTCCGGCGCCGGCATGTCGCGGTGCCGGGTCCAGCCCTGGGCCAGCGGCAGGCGGGCGAAGCGTCCCTTGCCGCGGCCC
Proteins encoded:
- a CDS encoding histidine triad nucleotide-binding protein, with amino-acid sequence MAKTYDPNNVFARILRGEIPCKKVLETEHALAFHDINPQAPTHILVIPKGAYVDMDDFSARATEAEIAGLFRAVGEVARGAGAAEPGYRILSNCGEDANQEVPHLHIHVFAGRRLGPMITKG
- a CDS encoding phosphoribosyl-ATP diphosphatase — translated: MPDDKAAATAAVLDRLYATVQARKGADPETSYTAKLFHRGTAKIAQKVGEEAVETVIEAVRGDKAAMASESADLLYHLMVLWADAGLEPAAVWEKLAQREGTSGIAEKNARKA
- the hisF gene encoding imidazole glycerol phosphate synthase subunit HisF gives rise to the protein MLKMRVIPCLDVKDGRVVKGVNFVDLIDAGDPVEQARVYDREGADELTFLDITASHENRDTIYDVVRRTAEQVFMPLTVGGGVRTVEDIRKLLLAGADKVSINTAAIHRPEFVQEAAEKFGAQCIVVAIDAKQVEPGRWEIFTHGGRKATGIDAIEWAKRMESYGAGEILLTSMDRDGTKSGFDLALTRKVADGLRIPVIASGGVGTLDHLVEGIREGHATAVLAASIFHFGTYTIGQAKAALADAGIPVRPARMVEAAHA
- the hisA gene encoding 1-(5-phosphoribosyl)-5-[(5-phosphoribosylamino)methylideneamino]imidazole-4-carboxamide isomerase; translation: MIIYPAIDLKDGACVRLLRGEMSQATVFNTEPADQARLFESQGFEWLHLVDLNGAFEGKPVNGKAVESILGAVTIPVQLGGGIRDLKTIALWLEKGVSRVILGTVALREPELVREACREFPGKVAVGIDAREGYVAVAGWAETSTIKALDLALKFEDSGVAAIIYTDINRDGAMGGVNVEATSDLAFHLTTPVIASGGVSSIDDLIALKKEEGTGIQGVICGRALYDGRIDPKTALDLLSATPVTGKAG
- a CDS encoding GNAT family N-acetyltransferase, which translates into the protein MTDVTVERIDTLKTGDLHDLCDAADDAIKAGGGFGWVAPPAREIMERYWKGVLVVPERILFVGRLDGVIAGSAQLVKPARNNEAQAHAATLTTSFVAPWARGHGLARRLTVAVEEEARASGFRVLNLDVRETQSAAIALYEDLGFKRWGTHPFYALVDGKRLAGHFYVKDLTPDTLHDTP
- the hisH gene encoding imidazole glycerol phosphate synthase subunit HisH; its protein translation is METVALIDYGSGNLRSAAKALERAAAESHASFQVLVTSDADAVRKADRVVLPGVGAFADCKRGLSEVPGMLDALEEVVHGKGRPFLGICVGMQLMAERGREYGVTEGLGWIKGEVAKLEPADPSLKIPHMGWNELDVRREHPVLAGLPERAHAYFVHSYRFAVERPEDVIASADYGGPFAAVVGRDNLVGTQFHPEKSQETGLALVANFLTWRV
- the hisB gene encoding imidazoleglycerol-phosphate dehydratase HisB, which codes for MDQSLANGVRRASIERNTTETRIRVAVNLDGTGVYDVKTGVGFLDHMLEQLSRHSLMDLSVAAEGDLHIDAHHTTEDSGIAIGQAVAKALGDRKGIQRYGHAYVPMDETLTRVALDFSNRPYLIWKVSFSRDKIGDMDTELFREWFQAFAMAAGVTLHVECLYGENNHHIVESCYKALARALRAGIEIDPRKRDAVPSTKGTLGGSL
- a CDS encoding serine protease; this translates as MPTPGRLFPTLAALLALAACMGGELPQTRKSPPVARGSTEPVRFDGLSLGSMRRGMVTGRYVWALECWPPYEDVYWTSGRSLHENSTFQERFAEVLADAGYDVAGVQGSDYEAEFDRKRARFILRGDLRAVNSDLCRRRSWLTGRSEGVSGVGSLRVDWAVYDAVTGRLVHRVTTTGVARKDSGVPQGDVLLIEEAFGTAVEALGADPGFRAAVSRGGAVVSSGPAIVSSGRGGASTVPPRASSGAPLVSSGAAGVSSAAPDVSTGPAVASTAAVETATVETATVDPGGASGGPAPVLEDTRPPTLILRITDPLRGYADDPAARVSAATVRVGPEERKGRGIVLGELDGQSLVLTLDAGMDATVTVAPSRAVSLDGMVMARDRPGGIALVRVPARLRAAPLRLDAPAVSEPVTAVLERGDDTASGLLAARRADPQAPPGVEATLLQADLTGPEPAPGDPLVDDAGNLLGVARPGPPPGGAHGLSAFVPVTEALARLGVEVTQAAPRSIPSRGTAPRDARLDGTRRPPT